From Streptomyces sp. NBC_00775, one genomic window encodes:
- a CDS encoding 2-oxoacid:ferredoxin oxidoreductase subunit beta, which translates to MAETSTEGTGTIEALSLVPKAEARQSMKDFKSDQEVRWCPGCGDYAILAAVQGFMPELGLAKENIVFVSGIGCSSRFPYYMNTYGMHSIHGRAPAIATGLASSRRDLSVWVVTGDGDALSIGGNHLIHALRRNVNLKILLFNNRIYGLTKGQYSPTSEVGKITKSTPMGSLDAPFNPVSLAIGAEASFVARTIDSDRQHLTGVLREAAAHPGTALVEIYQNCNIFNDGAFDALKDKQQAEEAVIRLHHGQPIRFGPDGARGVVRDQRTGDLKVVTVTPDNESQILVHDAHSASPTTAFALSRLADPDTLHHTPIGVFRSVDRPVYDTQMTDQLDTAIEQNGKGDLAALLAGGDSWTVVG; encoded by the coding sequence ATGGCTGAGACGTCCACGGAAGGCACGGGCACGATCGAGGCGCTCTCTCTCGTTCCCAAGGCCGAGGCCAGGCAGTCCATGAAGGACTTCAAGTCCGATCAGGAAGTGCGCTGGTGCCCCGGCTGCGGTGACTACGCGATCCTCGCGGCGGTCCAGGGCTTCATGCCCGAGCTGGGCCTGGCCAAGGAGAACATCGTCTTTGTCTCGGGCATCGGCTGCTCGTCGCGCTTCCCGTACTACATGAACACCTACGGCATGCACTCCATCCACGGCCGCGCACCCGCGATCGCGACCGGACTGGCCTCCAGCCGCCGGGACTTGAGCGTGTGGGTCGTCACGGGTGACGGCGACGCGCTGTCGATCGGCGGCAACCACCTCATTCACGCCCTGCGCCGCAACGTCAATCTGAAGATCCTGCTCTTCAACAACCGGATCTACGGCCTCACCAAGGGCCAGTACTCCCCCACCTCCGAGGTCGGCAAGATCACCAAGTCGACGCCGATGGGTTCGCTGGACGCGCCCTTCAACCCGGTGTCCCTGGCGATCGGCGCGGAGGCGTCCTTCGTCGCCCGGACGATCGACTCCGACCGGCAGCACCTCACCGGCGTACTGCGCGAAGCCGCCGCCCACCCCGGCACGGCACTGGTGGAGATCTACCAGAACTGCAACATCTTCAACGACGGCGCCTTCGACGCACTGAAGGACAAGCAGCAGGCCGAGGAAGCCGTCATCCGCCTCCACCACGGACAGCCGATCCGCTTCGGGCCGGACGGCGCGCGCGGTGTCGTACGGGATCAGCGCACCGGCGATCTGAAGGTCGTCACCGTCACGCCGGACAACGAGTCCCAGATCCTGGTCCACGACGCCCACTCCGCGTCCCCGACCACCGCCTTCGCGCTCAGCAGGCTCGCCGACCCCGACACCCTGCATCACACACCGATCGGCGTGTTCCGCTCCGTGGACCGGCCGGTCTACGACACACAGATGACCGACCAGCTGGACACGGCCATCGAGCAGAACGGCAAGGGCGACCTGGCCGCGCTGCTCGCCGGCGGCGACTCCTGGACGGTCGTCGGCTGA
- the rarD gene encoding EamA family transporter RarD produces MAGKPKGEQHIGLLNGFAAYGMWGLVPLFWPLMKPSGAVEILAHRMVWSLVVVGAVLLVMRRWAWAGELLRQPRKLGLVAIAATVITVNWGVYIWSVNSGHVVEASLGYFINPLVTIALGVLLLKERLRPVQWAAVGVCFAAVGVLTIGYGRPPWISLCLAFSFGTYGLVKKKVNLGGIESLAAETAIQFLPALAYLLWLGAKGEATFATEGVGHAALLAATGVVTALPLVCFGAAAIRVPLSTLGLLQYLAPVFQFLLGILYFHEAMPPERWAGFALVWVALSLLTFDALRAARRGARALRASTNASASASGAGDTVSPAREPA; encoded by the coding sequence GTGGCCGGAAAGCCGAAGGGCGAGCAGCACATAGGTCTGCTGAACGGCTTCGCCGCATACGGCATGTGGGGACTCGTCCCTCTCTTCTGGCCCCTGATGAAACCCTCCGGCGCGGTCGAGATCCTCGCCCACCGGATGGTGTGGTCCCTCGTCGTCGTCGGCGCCGTGCTGCTGGTGATGCGGCGCTGGGCCTGGGCGGGCGAGCTGCTGCGTCAGCCGCGCAAACTCGGCCTCGTGGCGATCGCGGCGACGGTCATCACCGTCAACTGGGGCGTCTACATCTGGTCCGTGAACAGCGGACACGTGGTCGAGGCGTCCCTCGGCTACTTCATCAATCCGCTCGTCACCATCGCGCTGGGTGTGCTGCTTCTGAAGGAACGGCTGCGGCCGGTGCAGTGGGCGGCGGTCGGTGTCTGTTTCGCCGCGGTCGGTGTTCTGACGATCGGATACGGCCGTCCGCCGTGGATCTCTCTCTGCCTCGCCTTCTCCTTCGGCACCTACGGGCTGGTGAAGAAGAAGGTCAACCTCGGCGGTATCGAGTCGCTCGCCGCCGAGACGGCGATTCAGTTCCTGCCCGCGCTGGCCTATCTGCTGTGGCTGGGGGCGAAGGGGGAGGCGACCTTCGCTACGGAGGGGGTGGGGCATGCGGCGCTGCTCGCGGCGACGGGGGTGGTGACCGCGCTTCCGCTGGTCTGCTTCGGTGCGGCGGCGATCAGGGTGCCGTTGTCCACGCTGGGGCTCCTCCAATACCTGGCCCCCGTCTTCCAGTTCCTCCTCGGCATCCTCTACTTCCACGAGGCCATGCCGCCCGAGCGCTGGGCCGGGTTCGCGCTGGTCTGGGTCGCGTTGTCGCTGCTCACGTTTGACGCGTTGCGTGCCGCGCGGCGGGGGGCTCGTGCGCTGCGCGCCTCGACCAACGCCTCCGCCTCAGCCTCCGGCGCCGGCGACACGGTGAGCCCGGCGCGGGAGCCCGCGTAG
- a CDS encoding sensor histidine kinase yields MTERITLTGPSDETSDGDRLPPARFALDGQTWKEIAHLLANLPVSIFGFVYVVTLVFTGAGLAVTVVGLPLLAGGLVGARLLGKAERARARALLGVRIDEPSPMPVSGTGFFGWLWSSLKDPVAWRTVLYDFIRLPWGIVTFTVMSVSLFLLWPVLPFLARGLTNVDRAMVRGLLSPSDELERRIAELESDRGVVVDHAAADLRRIERDLHDGAQARLVNLAMGLGLAKEKLLEDPDAAAAMVDEAHGEVKLALQELRDLARGIHPAVLTDRGLNAALSSVASRCTVPVKVSAALETRPAAAIEGIAYFTVSELLQNVSKHSGARSASVDVWRADQRLLIQVWDDGRGGAGLDGGTGMAGLADRLGAVDGLFVIESPAGGPTVITAELPWRDRQNEPSPPAR; encoded by the coding sequence ATGACCGAACGCATCACGCTCACCGGTCCGTCGGACGAGACGTCCGACGGCGACCGGCTGCCTCCCGCGCGCTTCGCCCTCGACGGGCAGACGTGGAAGGAGATCGCTCATCTGCTGGCCAATCTGCCGGTCTCCATCTTCGGCTTCGTGTACGTCGTGACGCTGGTGTTCACGGGTGCGGGGCTCGCGGTGACGGTCGTCGGGCTGCCGCTGCTCGCGGGCGGGCTGGTGGGCGCGCGTCTGCTGGGCAAGGCCGAGCGGGCGCGGGCGCGGGCGCTGCTGGGTGTGCGGATCGACGAGCCGAGCCCGATGCCGGTGAGCGGGACCGGCTTCTTCGGCTGGCTGTGGTCGAGCCTGAAGGACCCGGTGGCCTGGCGGACGGTGCTGTACGACTTCATCCGGCTGCCGTGGGGCATCGTCACTTTCACGGTCATGTCCGTGTCGCTGTTCCTGCTGTGGCCGGTGCTGCCGTTCCTCGCGCGGGGGCTGACGAACGTGGACCGCGCCATGGTGCGCGGGCTGCTGTCGCCCTCCGACGAGCTGGAGCGGCGGATCGCCGAACTGGAGTCCGACCGGGGGGTCGTGGTCGACCACGCCGCGGCTGACCTGCGGCGCATCGAACGCGATCTGCACGACGGGGCGCAGGCCCGCCTGGTCAACCTCGCGATGGGGCTCGGCCTGGCCAAGGAGAAGCTTCTGGAGGACCCCGACGCGGCGGCGGCGATGGTCGACGAGGCGCACGGCGAGGTGAAGCTCGCGTTGCAGGAGCTGCGCGATCTGGCCCGCGGCATCCACCCGGCGGTGCTCACCGACCGGGGTCTGAACGCGGCGCTGTCGTCGGTCGCCTCGCGCTGCACCGTGCCGGTGAAGGTGTCGGCCGCGCTGGAGACGAGACCGGCCGCGGCCATCGAGGGCATCGCCTACTTCACCGTCTCCGAGCTGCTGCAGAACGTGAGCAAGCACAGCGGGGCGCGGTCCGCATCCGTCGATGTGTGGCGGGCGGACCAGCGGCTGCTCATACAGGTGTGGGACGACGGGCGCGGCGGGGCCGGCCTCGACGGCGGTACGGGGATGGCGGGGCTCGCGGACCGGCTCGGTGCGGTCGACGGGCTCTTCGTCATCGAGTCGCCGGCCGGCGGTCCGACCGTCATCACGGCGGAGCTGCCGTGGCGGGACCGGCAGAACGAGCCGAGCCCGCCCGCACGGTGA
- a CDS encoding peptidoglycan DD-metalloendopeptidase family protein has protein sequence MSNGGGSMGWVVGGCVAAVLMPVIMMVAVSGGSQGAAADGQGNGVGGGLKEGEVPAQYVPWVLKAGGICDVIKPAVIAAQIEAESGWNPNAQSPVGAEGLSQFMPGTWTTWGRDDDGNGRISPYDPGDAIMAQGRYDCALAKQVQGYKDRGQASGETLDLALAAYNAGPGAVQQYHGMPPYQETQAYVARIKSLISKYESVDDAPGNIPAGQQMAMPIAGNPPVTSPYGMRMHPILHVYKLHTGIDFGAAAGTPFKAARDGTVTSAGWSNGYGNRVVISHGTINGDQISTTYNHMSAINVSVGQKVKVGQQVGAVGSTGYSTGPHAHFEVMQNGKYVDPAPWLGLK, from the coding sequence ATGTCCAACGGGGGCGGAAGCATGGGCTGGGTGGTCGGCGGCTGCGTGGCCGCTGTGCTCATGCCGGTGATCATGATGGTCGCGGTGAGCGGCGGATCGCAGGGCGCCGCGGCCGACGGCCAGGGAAACGGCGTCGGCGGCGGCCTCAAGGAGGGCGAGGTGCCGGCGCAGTACGTGCCCTGGGTCCTGAAGGCGGGCGGGATCTGCGACGTCATCAAGCCGGCCGTCATCGCCGCGCAGATCGAGGCGGAGTCGGGCTGGAACCCCAACGCCCAATCGCCGGTCGGCGCCGAGGGGTTGTCGCAGTTCATGCCCGGTACCTGGACGACCTGGGGCCGGGACGACGACGGCAACGGCCGAATATCCCCGTACGACCCAGGGGACGCGATCATGGCCCAGGGCCGTTACGACTGCGCCCTCGCCAAGCAGGTCCAGGGCTACAAGGACCGCGGCCAGGCGTCGGGCGAGACCCTCGACCTGGCGCTCGCGGCGTACAACGCGGGCCCGGGCGCGGTGCAGCAGTACCACGGCATGCCGCCGTACCAGGAGACCCAGGCCTACGTCGCCCGGATCAAGTCGCTGATATCCAAGTACGAGTCGGTCGACGACGCGCCGGGCAACATCCCGGCCGGGCAGCAAATGGCGATGCCGATCGCCGGCAACCCGCCCGTCACCTCGCCGTACGGCATGCGCATGCACCCGATCCTGCACGTCTACAAGCTGCACACCGGCATCGACTTCGGCGCCGCGGCCGGTACGCCGTTCAAGGCGGCCCGGGACGGCACGGTCACCTCGGCCGGCTGGTCCAACGGCTACGGCAACCGTGTGGTCATCTCCCACGGAACCATCAATGGCGACCAGATCTCGACGACGTACAACCACATGTCCGCCATCAACGTCAGTGTCGGTCAGAAGGTGAAGGTCGGGCAGCAGGTCGGCGCGGTGGGCTCCACCGGCTACTCGACCGGACCGCACGCGCACTTCGAGGTCATGCAGAACGGCAAGTACGTGGATCCGGCACCCTGGCTGGGGCTGAAGTGA
- a CDS encoding sensor histidine kinase, which translates to MATEYGQGYGHRNGPGFRGAGADERRHRLPAPLRAPIEARSWREFGYVMLSLPLGIIMFTFAVTMVSLGAGLLITFLGIPVLAAALAGCRGFGALERARARGLLGIEVSEPEPLRVKKHGAMAWMGAVLKSGASWRHLLYAVLQFPWSVFSFVVALNFWAYGWALLTYPLWFWLFPMYGGQGGLQLYGDGTHSIYLDNPFEITVTALVGLLFTMATPWIVRGLTTVDRLMVHGLLGPSRLATRVVELESDRGVVVDHAAADLRRIERDLHDGAQARLVALAMDLGLAKEKLTEDPQAAARMVDEAHGEVKTALQELRDLARGIHPAVLTDRGLDAALSAVASRCTVPVRVEVDLPSRPAPAIEGIAYFTVSELLQNISKHARAGSASVDVWRVEDRLMIQVCDDGAGGADVSGGSGLAGLAERLDAVDGILVVDSPVGGPTRVTAELPWRG; encoded by the coding sequence ATGGCCACGGAGTACGGACAGGGATACGGGCACCGGAACGGGCCCGGATTCCGCGGGGCGGGCGCCGATGAGCGGCGGCACCGTCTCCCGGCCCCGCTGCGGGCGCCGATCGAGGCCCGCAGCTGGCGTGAGTTCGGCTATGTGATGCTGAGCCTGCCGCTTGGGATCATCATGTTCACGTTCGCCGTCACGATGGTCTCGCTCGGCGCCGGCCTGCTGATCACCTTCCTGGGGATACCGGTACTCGCCGCCGCCCTCGCCGGCTGCCGTGGCTTCGGCGCGCTGGAACGGGCGCGGGCGCGCGGGCTGCTCGGCATCGAGGTGTCCGAGCCGGAGCCGCTGCGTGTGAAGAAGCACGGGGCGATGGCGTGGATGGGCGCGGTCCTCAAGAGCGGTGCGTCCTGGCGGCATCTGCTGTACGCGGTGCTCCAGTTCCCGTGGTCGGTGTTCTCCTTCGTGGTGGCGCTGAACTTCTGGGCGTACGGGTGGGCGCTGCTGACGTATCCGCTGTGGTTCTGGCTCTTCCCGATGTACGGCGGGCAGGGCGGGCTTCAGTTGTACGGCGACGGCACGCACTCCATCTACCTCGACAACCCGTTCGAGATCACGGTGACCGCGCTGGTGGGGCTGCTCTTCACGATGGCCACACCGTGGATCGTGCGGGGGTTGACGACCGTGGACCGGCTGATGGTGCACGGACTGCTCGGCCCGTCACGGCTGGCGACGCGGGTGGTGGAGCTGGAGTCCGACCGGGGGGTCGTGGTCGACCACGCCGCGGCTGACCTGCGGCGCATCGAACGCGATCTGCACGACGGGGCGCAGGCCCGCCTGGTCGCGCTGGCGATGGACCTGGGGCTGGCGAAGGAGAAGCTGACCGAGGATCCGCAGGCCGCGGCACGGATGGTCGACGAGGCGCACGGTGAGGTGAAGACAGCCTTGCAGGAGCTGCGGGATCTGGCCCGTGGGATCCATCCGGCGGTGCTCACCGACCGGGGTCTGGACGCCGCGCTGTCGGCGGTGGCCTCGCGGTGCACGGTGCCGGTGCGGGTCGAGGTGGATCTGCCGTCGCGGCCGGCGCCCGCGATCGAGGGGATCGCGTATTTCACGGTGTCCGAGCTGTTGCAGAACATCAGCAAGCACGCGCGGGCGGGCAGCGCGAGCGTGGATGTGTGGCGGGTCGAGGACCGGCTGATGATCCAGGTCTGCGACGACGGTGCGGGTGGGGCCGATGTCTCCGGGGGGTCGGGGCTGGCTGGGCTGGCGGAGCGGCTGGATGCGGTGGACGGGATTCTGGTGGTGGATTCGCCGGTGGGTGGGCCTACTCGGGTTACCGCGGAGCTGCCCTGGCGGGGGTGA
- a CDS encoding NAD(P)H-binding protein has product MSIVVTGATGHLGHHVVEQLLEKVPADQITAVVRAKEKAADFAARGVKLAVADYNTPETFDGLFAAGDKVLLISGNEFDKGRVGQHQVVLDAAKAAGVALFAYTSAPGSLTAALADDHRGTEQAIVASGVPYALLRNGWYNENYTENLAPVLEYGAVTQAAGDGKVASASRADYAAAAVAVLTGEGHENTTYELSGDTAWSFAEYAAAVAEYSGKEIAYNAVPVEVYTGILTGAGLPGPLAAILAGVDVSIENGELAGTPGDLSRLSGRPTTPITESIAAALKG; this is encoded by the coding sequence ATGAGCATCGTCGTCACCGGAGCCACCGGACACCTCGGCCATCACGTCGTCGAGCAGCTGCTGGAGAAGGTCCCGGCCGACCAGATCACCGCCGTCGTCCGCGCCAAGGAGAAGGCCGCCGACTTCGCGGCCCGCGGTGTGAAGCTCGCGGTCGCCGACTACAACACCCCCGAGACGTTCGACGGCCTCTTCGCCGCCGGCGACAAGGTGCTGCTGATCTCCGGCAACGAGTTCGACAAGGGCCGCGTCGGCCAGCACCAGGTCGTCCTCGACGCCGCCAAGGCCGCCGGGGTCGCGCTCTTCGCGTACACCAGCGCCCCGGGCAGCCTGACGGCCGCCCTCGCCGACGACCACCGGGGCACCGAGCAGGCGATCGTCGCGTCCGGTGTGCCCTACGCCCTGCTCCGCAACGGCTGGTACAACGAGAACTACACCGAGAACCTCGCCCCCGTCCTCGAGTACGGCGCCGTCACCCAGGCCGCCGGTGACGGCAAGGTCGCCTCCGCCTCGCGCGCCGACTACGCGGCCGCCGCCGTCGCCGTACTCACCGGCGAGGGCCACGAGAACACGACGTACGAGCTGAGCGGCGACACCGCGTGGAGCTTCGCCGAGTACGCCGCCGCGGTGGCCGAGTACTCCGGCAAGGAGATCGCCTACAACGCCGTCCCCGTCGAGGTCTACACCGGCATCCTGACCGGCGCCGGGCTGCCCGGGCCGCTCGCCGCGATTCTCGCGGGCGTGGACGTGTCCATCGAGAACGGCGAGCTGGCCGGCACCCCCGGTGACCTGTCCCGGCTGTCCGGCCGTCCGACCACGCCGATCACCGAGTCGATCGCGGCGGCACTGAAGGGCTGA
- a CDS encoding 2-oxoacid:acceptor oxidoreductase subunit alpha, with translation MTSQVSSPAEHADGTVVGEQRKPAGAKDVRRLDRVIIRFAGDSGDGMQLTGDRFTSETASFGNDLSTLPNFPAEIRAPAGTLPGVSSFQLHFADHDILTPGDAPNVLVAMNPAALKANIADVPRGAEIIVNTDEFTKRAMSKVGYAASPLEDGSLDGYSVHPVPLTTMTVEALKEFSLSRKEAERSKNMFALGLLSWMYHRPTEGTEKFLETKFARKPDIAAANIAAFRAGWNFGETTEDFAVSYEVAPAAHTFPTGTYRNISGNLALSYGLIAASRQADLPLYLGSYPITPASDILHELSKHKNFGVRTFQAEDEIAGIGAALGAAFGGSLGVTTTSGPGVALKSETVGLAVSLELPLLVIDIQRGGPSTGLPTKTEQADLLQAMFGRNGEAPVPIVAPRTPADCFDAAIEAARIALTYRTPVLLLSDGYLANGSEPWRIPDTDELPDLRVQFAQGPNHTLDDGTEVFWPYKRDPQTLARPWAIPGTPGLEHRIGGIEKQDGSGNISYDPANHDFMVRTRQAKIDGIDVPDIEVDDPSDEATTLVLGWGSTYGPITAAVRRLRTAGENIAQAHLRHLNPFPRNLGTVLRRYDKVVIPEMNLGQLATLIRAKYLVDAHSYNQVNGMPFKAEQLATALKEAIDG, from the coding sequence GTGACGAGCCAGGTCAGTAGCCCAGCGGAGCACGCCGATGGAACCGTCGTAGGAGAACAGCGCAAACCGGCGGGGGCGAAAGACGTCCGCCGGCTCGACCGGGTGATCATCCGGTTCGCGGGTGACTCGGGTGACGGTATGCAGCTCACCGGTGATCGTTTCACCTCCGAGACGGCTTCCTTCGGAAACGACCTCTCGACCCTTCCCAACTTCCCCGCCGAGATCCGAGCGCCCGCAGGCACCCTGCCGGGCGTTTCGTCGTTCCAGCTGCATTTCGCGGACCACGACATCCTCACGCCCGGTGACGCGCCGAACGTCCTGGTCGCGATGAACCCGGCCGCCTTGAAGGCGAACATCGCGGATGTGCCGCGCGGCGCGGAGATCATCGTCAACACGGACGAGTTCACCAAACGGGCGATGTCGAAGGTCGGTTACGCCGCCAGTCCGCTGGAGGACGGATCGCTCGACGGCTACAGCGTCCATCCCGTCCCCCTCACGACGATGACGGTCGAGGCGCTGAAGGAGTTCTCGCTCTCCCGCAAGGAGGCCGAGCGCAGCAAGAACATGTTCGCGCTGGGTCTGCTGTCGTGGATGTACCACCGGCCCACCGAGGGCACCGAGAAGTTCCTTGAGACCAAGTTCGCCAGGAAGCCCGACATCGCGGCCGCGAACATCGCCGCGTTCCGGGCGGGCTGGAACTTCGGTGAGACCACCGAGGACTTCGCCGTCTCCTACGAGGTCGCTCCGGCCGCCCACACCTTCCCGACCGGCACCTACCGCAACATCTCCGGGAATCTGGCGCTGTCGTACGGTCTGATCGCGGCCTCCCGGCAGGCGGATCTGCCGCTCTACCTGGGCTCGTACCCGATCACGCCGGCCTCCGACATCCTGCACGAGCTCAGCAAGCACAAGAACTTCGGCGTACGCACCTTCCAGGCCGAGGACGAGATCGCGGGCATCGGCGCCGCCCTGGGCGCGGCGTTCGGCGGCTCGCTCGGCGTCACCACCACCTCCGGCCCCGGCGTGGCGCTGAAGTCGGAGACCGTCGGGCTCGCCGTCTCGCTCGAACTGCCGCTGCTCGTCATCGACATCCAGCGCGGCGGCCCCTCGACCGGTCTGCCGACCAAGACCGAGCAGGCGGACCTGCTGCAAGCGATGTTCGGGCGCAATGGCGAAGCGCCGGTGCCCATCGTGGCTCCTCGCACCCCGGCCGACTGCTTCGACGCCGCCATCGAGGCCGCCCGGATCGCGCTGACGTACCGCACGCCCGTCCTGCTGCTCTCGGACGGCTACCTGGCCAACGGCAGCGAGCCGTGGCGTATCCCCGACACCGACGAACTCCCGGACCTGCGCGTGCAGTTCGCCCAGGGACCCAACCACACCCTGGACGACGGCACCGAGGTGTTCTGGCCCTACAAGCGCGACCCGCAGACCCTCGCCCGCCCCTGGGCCATCCCCGGCACACCCGGCCTGGAACACCGCATCGGCGGCATCGAGAAGCAGGACGGCTCCGGCAACATCTCCTACGACCCCGCCAACCACGACTTCATGGTCCGCACCCGCCAGGCCAAGATCGACGGCATCGACGTCCCCGACATCGAGGTCGACGACCCCTCCGACGAGGCCACCACCCTCGTCCTGGGCTGGGGCTCCACCTACGGACCCATCACCGCCGCCGTACGCCGCCTGCGCACCGCCGGGGAGAACATCGCGCAGGCCCATCTGCGCCACCTCAACCCCTTCCCGCGGAATCTGGGCACCGTGCTGAGGCGTTACGACAAGGTGGTGATCCCCGAGATGAACCTCGGCCAGCTCGCCACCCTCATCCGGGCGAAGTACCTGGTGGACGCGCACTCGTACAACCAGGTCAACGGCATGCCGTTCAAGGCCGAACAACTCGCCACGGCTCTCAAGGAGGCCATCGATGGCTGA
- a CDS encoding winged helix-turn-helix transcriptional regulator, with amino-acid sequence MCPYRLVLEHVTSRWGVLVLIELLDRSYRFSELRRAIGRVSEKMLTQTLQTLERDGLVHRDAKPVIPPRVDYSLTDLGREAAEQVRGLALWTSERMTDVEKARRTYDEARAVRARAS; translated from the coding sequence ATGTGCCCATACCGCCTGGTCCTGGAGCACGTGACCAGCCGCTGGGGTGTCCTCGTCCTGATCGAGCTCCTGGACCGCTCCTACCGCTTCAGCGAGCTGCGCCGCGCCATCGGCCGCGTCAGCGAGAAGATGCTCACCCAGACCCTCCAGACCCTGGAGCGCGACGGTCTCGTCCATCGTGACGCCAAGCCCGTGATCCCGCCACGCGTCGACTACTCCCTCACCGACCTGGGCCGCGAGGCTGCCGAACAGGTCCGCGGGCTGGCCCTGTGGACCAGTGAGCGCATGACCGACGTGGAGAAGGCCCGCCGGACATACGACGAGGCCCGGGCAGTCAGGGCCCGGGCCTCGTAA
- a CDS encoding response regulator transcription factor, with product MRVVIAEDSVLLREGLTRLLTDRGHDVVAGVGDGDALIKTITEFAAQDALPDVVVADVRMPPTHTDEGVRAAVQLRKAHPGLGVLVLSQYVEEQYATELLAGSSRGVGYLLKDRVAEVREFVDAVVRVAQGGTALDPEVVAQLLGRSRKQDVLAGLTPREREVLGLMAEGRTNSAVARQLVVSDGAVEKHVSNIFLKLGLSPSDGDHRRVLAVLTYLNS from the coding sequence GTGCGGGTGGTCATCGCCGAGGATTCAGTGCTGCTCAGGGAGGGCCTGACCCGGTTGCTGACCGACCGTGGGCATGACGTCGTGGCCGGTGTCGGCGACGGCGACGCGCTGATCAAGACCATTACCGAGTTCGCGGCTCAGGACGCGCTGCCGGACGTCGTCGTCGCCGATGTGCGGATGCCGCCGACGCACACCGACGAGGGGGTCAGGGCGGCGGTGCAGCTGCGCAAGGCGCATCCCGGACTCGGTGTGCTCGTGCTGTCACAGTACGTGGAGGAGCAGTACGCCACCGAACTGCTGGCCGGTTCGAGCCGCGGCGTCGGCTATCTGCTCAAGGACCGGGTGGCCGAGGTGCGGGAGTTCGTGGACGCGGTGGTGCGGGTGGCCCAGGGGGGTACCGCGCTCGACCCGGAGGTCGTGGCGCAGCTGCTCGGCCGCAGCCGCAAGCAGGACGTGCTCGCGGGACTCACCCCGCGGGAGAGGGAGGTCCTGGGACTGATGGCCGAGGGGCGGACGAACTCGGCCGTCGCACGGCAGCTCGTGGTCAGCGACGGCGCGGTCGAGAAGCACGTCAGCAACATCTTCCTGAAGCTGGGCCTGTCTCCGAGTGACGGGGATCACCGGCGTGTTCTGGCGGTACTCACCTACCTGAACTCATGA
- a CDS encoding DUF6668 family protein, whose protein sequence is MGPEAGHGVGHDAGPEIWIRGPVIGDEPEPQPDDPGQLMVTARQFAWVATHGGAGASTLAAVFGGHDAGRNWPRPDQGEPGSVLLVGRTHAAGLEAVSHTLDIFRRGDAPPGLDLDAIVLVADAPGRLPRPLAQRIKVIASVIDVYRVPWVPAWRTGDLAAEPPRECAQLARLTGSPAPLPTRRGNR, encoded by the coding sequence ATGGGACCCGAGGCGGGGCACGGGGTCGGGCACGACGCCGGGCCCGAGATATGGATACGCGGGCCGGTGATCGGCGACGAGCCGGAGCCACAGCCGGACGACCCCGGCCAACTGATGGTGACGGCACGGCAGTTCGCGTGGGTCGCCACGCACGGCGGAGCCGGCGCCTCGACGCTCGCCGCCGTCTTCGGGGGCCATGACGCCGGCCGCAACTGGCCCCGGCCCGACCAGGGCGAGCCCGGATCGGTCCTCCTCGTCGGACGGACGCACGCCGCGGGACTGGAGGCCGTGTCACACACCCTGGACATCTTCCGGCGCGGCGACGCGCCTCCGGGACTCGACCTCGACGCCATCGTGCTGGTCGCGGACGCGCCCGGGCGGCTGCCCCGCCCACTCGCCCAGCGCATCAAGGTGATCGCCTCGGTGATCGACGTCTACCGAGTGCCGTGGGTGCCCGCGTGGCGCACCGGCGACCTCGCCGCCGAACCGCCGCGCGAGTGCGCCCAGTTGGCCCGACTGACCGGGAGCCCGGCCCCCCTGCCCACAAGGAGGGGCAACCGATGA